Genomic DNA from Amycolatopsis alba DSM 44262:
GCACGTCGATCCGATCCTCGCGGGCGCCACGAACACCTCCGGCGGCGTGATGGGCAAGATGATCTCGCCGCAGAACCTGTCCATCGGCGCCACCGCGATCGGGCAGTCCGGGAAGGAGGGCGTGCTGCTGCGGCAGACGTTCCTGTGGTCGGTCGTGCTGACCGCCGTGGTCGGGGTGATCTCGCTGCTTCAGGCGACCGTGCTGAGTTTCATGATTCCTGGCCCGTGAGCCGGATCAGGCCCGCTTCGGTCGGCCGGAATCCGCAGGCGTCGAAGTAGAACGAACGCAGTTCCGGCACGAAGTCGACGTGCAGCCATTCGCAGCCCGCCGCCCGCGCGTGGCTCACGGCCAGCCGGACGACGGCCGTCGCGACGCCCCGGCGCTGGTATGTCCCGCGGGTCTTCGTGTCGAGCAGGAAGGCGTGGTCCCCGCCGTCCCAGGCGACGTTCACGAAGCCGGCCAGCGTCCCGGCGTTGTCGCGGGCGGTGACCCAGCCGAGGCTGTACCGCCGGACGCCGTTCCACCAGCCCGGCACGGGTTCCCCGCCGTGCGAACGGACGAGATCGGACATCTCGTCGTCGGTGACCGGGTCACGCCAGCGATAGGAGAAATCGGTCATCCGGTCAGCATCCACGAAGTGATCATTTCACGCCAATCATTAGAAGATCCCCGAGAATGTCCACAGTGGTCATCTGATCTTTACCGGCGACTGCTCTGGATGGATGAACACCTGGTTCGTTCACCGGAATGAGAACTACCGTTGTCCTCATGCCCATGACCCTGATCAAAGGTACGTTCCAGCTTGTCGGAGCCTCACCGGACGGCGATTCGGTACGGTTCTATCCCGATGATCCCCAGGCGACCAAGAAGGCGGGCCTGAAGGTCCGGCTCAATTCGCGGGGCGGGATGCAGTTGCGGCTCGACGCCATCGACGCGCTCGAAACGCATTACCAGGCCAGGGGAACCGGCGGGATGTGGCACCAGCCCGCGGAATTCGCCGACGCCGCCTCGGCGAACCTGCTGAAAGCCCTCGGCTTCAAAAGCGTCCAGCGCGACGGCCGGGGAACGGTCACTTCGTCGACCCCGATCAAGGTAGCCGGTCACATACTGACGCGATTCGCCGACAAATACGGACGAGCGGTGGCGTTCGCCTTTGCCGGGCAACGACCGGGCAGGTCGGCGGATCTTTCCCAGGTCCATCTCGACGTCAAAACGCTGAAGAACTCCGTGAACTACCGGCAGATCGCGGACGGACTCGTCTACCCGACGTTCTATTCACTGCTTTACCCCGATCTCCGTGACGCCTTGGCCGAAGCCGCCGTCAAAGCGCGCCAAGACGGGCTCGGGCTGTGGCCGCACGACGTCACGAACTCCGGGTTCAAGCTCTCCTCTCGACGGCAACTCGCCGACGAGCTGGTGATCCTGCCGAAACTGTTCCGCAGGCTCGTCGACTACCTCGCGCTCGACGAGACCGGCGGGGTATCGCTGACCGGTTTCTCCGATTTCCTCGATTCGCGCAACGACCGCCTGTTCACCGTCCCGGACGGGCACGCCACGGAATTCGAAACCCTGGTGAGCGTGAAGCGGCAGACCGTGAACCTGACGATCGAACCGGAACGGATCGTCTTCATCGAGGCCTGACCCGTGCCCCGTGTGGGCAAAAAGACCGTACCTCCCTCCCCTCCGGCCGTGCTCATCTGAAAGGTGGGAGAGGGAGCCGATGCAAAGACACGGTTCGCGGCGGTCGGAGGAGGCCGGCGGGCGGATGGAGACAGCTTCGAAACTGGTCGACGCCGTCCGCGTCCTCGTCGTGCGCTATTGCCGCGCGCGGATCGGACGCCGGACGGGTACCTACGACACCGCTGACGCGGTCGCGAAGGACAGTTGCCTCGCGATCCTCGCGGGCGCGGCCGAGGCGCCCGCGCTGCTCACGTTCGCCTACGAGGTCACGCGGGGTCTGGTGGAGGACTTCCACCGGACCGCCGCCGAACTCCCGAATCCGCTTTCGGGGCTGCCGGGGCAGCAGCGCGAGATCATGGTGCTGCGGTCACTTGTCGGGCTTTCCGCCGACGACACCGCGCTGGCGCTCGGCTGCTCCGTGCAGGCCGTCCGGCTGGGTCAGCACCGCGCCCTGACCACGCTGCGGCCCGCCCCCGCCTGACCCGGTCAGGGGGTGCACTCGGCGGCGCGGTTCAGCAGCAGGGTGCGTTCCCTGTCGTTCCCGGTCATCTCCGCCGCGCGCTCGAACTCGGCGCGGGCCTCGTCGAGGCGGCCGAGCTTCGCCAGGAAGTCGCCGCGCACGCTCGGCAGCAGGTGATACGACTTCAGCGCGGGCTCCGACGTCAGCTTGTCGACCACTTCGAGCCCCGCCTCCGGTCCGACGGCCATCGACAGCGCCACCGCGCGGTTCAGCTCGATCACCGGCGACGGATTCAGCTTCCCGAGCCCTTCGTAGAGGACCGCGATGCGCCCCCAATCGGTCTCCTCGCCCGTCCGGGCCCGCGCGTGGCAGGCGGCGATGGCGGCTTGCGCGGCGTAGACGCCGAAA
This window encodes:
- a CDS encoding GNAT family N-acetyltransferase, producing MTDFSYRWRDPVTDDEMSDLVRSHGGEPVPGWWNGVRRYSLGWVTARDNAGTLAGFVNVAWDGGDHAFLLDTKTRGTYQRRGVATAVVRLAVSHARAAGCEWLHVDFVPELRSFYFDACGFRPTEAGLIRLTGQES
- a CDS encoding thermonuclease family protein, whose amino-acid sequence is MPMTLIKGTFQLVGASPDGDSVRFYPDDPQATKKAGLKVRLNSRGGMQLRLDAIDALETHYQARGTGGMWHQPAEFADAASANLLKALGFKSVQRDGRGTVTSSTPIKVAGHILTRFADKYGRAVAFAFAGQRPGRSADLSQVHLDVKTLKNSVNYRQIADGLVYPTFYSLLYPDLRDALAEAAVKARQDGLGLWPHDVTNSGFKLSSRRQLADELVILPKLFRRLVDYLALDETGGVSLTGFSDFLDSRNDRLFTVPDGHATEFETLVSVKRQTVNLTIEPERIVFIEA
- a CDS encoding sigma factor-like helix-turn-helix DNA-binding protein, coding for METASKLVDAVRVLVVRYCRARIGRRTGTYDTADAVAKDSCLAILAGAAEAPALLTFAYEVTRGLVEDFHRTAAELPNPLSGLPGQQREIMVLRSLVGLSADDTALALGCSVQAVRLGQHRALTTLRPAPA